The Apium graveolens cultivar Ventura chromosome 3, ASM990537v1, whole genome shotgun sequence sequence GTACTTGGGAAGCGATGAGGCGAAGTATGTGAGTGGCCTGAACCTCATAGTAGATGGTGGCTACAGCACTACAAATATTGCTTTGAGAGAGTTCTTCAAGAAGTTGTAATTTTAATATCAGAGGTCAGTTTCCATGTATTTTCAGTGTTGTATACATTAATAAGGCATCAAGTTTTCTTTGGTATCTATTGTTGATTGGACTGAAAAGTCTGAAACAAGATTGGCACAAGTACGATTTACTGTTAGACAACTCATTCCTAAATGATTTGGAGTTCTGGTCCTCTCATCACATGTCTAATAGACTTTCCTTCCTCATCTTTTGGCATCAGTTCATCAAAAACATTCACCTACTAGATGTCAATGACTTATGTTTCACTTCAGTCAGTCAGATATTCTTAGAGCATAAGGTAGATGAATATGTTAAACGACCCTTCTGACTACCCACTAGTTACCCAGTTCTAAAAATATGTAGGCTCGCCCTAAATAACTAGGGCACCTTCTCTATTCTATCTATGAATCCGATGAATTCAAGTTGTAAATATATTGACATTTATAATCGCCTCCTGCAGATATTTCAAAACAATACATACTGCAAAGGCAAAGCTTATAAAAGTATCAGTCTTACCTTTTCGGGTTTTTGCATTTGGCTCAAAAATATATTTCTTGCAGCCATAATGGCCTTTTATTTAAATCTTCCCACAAATGTAGTACAATCTAAACTTAAAACGTTGGCCATCCAGATTGAATTGGATAGTCAATCCCATGGACTTCTCAGTTCACAAAGTACCGCTCAACAAAAAGTAATGTAAGAGATGTAATTATACATCAAACCTAAATACTCGGGAATAGTGAGTTTGGAGATTTGATTCTCCTCCTCCTCAGTCGTTCAGCAACAATAAAGGCAAGCTCAAGTGACTGAGAAGCGTTGAGCCTTGGGTCACAGTGAGTGTGGTAACGAGCACTCAAGTCATCGTAAGTCACAGTTCGTGAGCCGCCAATGCACTCAGTCACATTCTGACCTGTCATCTCCAGATGAATACCTCCAGCATAGCTGCCTTCTTGCTCATGCACATCAAAGAAAGCTCGCACCTCGCTCTGCCACGACAAAAGCCATGTTCAAACCTATTATCGTTTAATTATACAGTTGCAGTTGCACCATTAATTCTGGTTTCACCATATGAAGATGTAGAGGAAATAATAATGCAAGATTCTCAGGCCTGATTCCTTATGTCATTTTTCCATATACCTCTCTCTTCCTCCAATTCTATCACTTGTATTTATAAAATCCATTAACTACGAACAGAAGAAAATGGAGTAATGTATAATTGTATATTACTATGAGTCTGCATATAAATACAGCACacttaaaaaatatataattttttaaattaaagaGTCTGTTTGATTTCTAAAAACATGATAAACATTTGTATTCAGAAAAAAATTGAGCACCTGCATATGCCCACACACACTCAAACTCAACTGAGCATTATTGTGTTTTATCAAAGTCATTTCATTGTGGATGTGATCCTAACAATAGTACCTACTCCATTAATAGGTTTGTAACATAGAAACTTATCACTTTTCATACAGGTCTGTCGATGTAGTTTCCTAGAGGTTCACTGTTAAAACTAGAATTGAGGAAAATTATCAATACTTTTGGTGAGTTcgaaaatttgaaattaaaatgacCAAATAAGTTATTTCGAAAAGACCATACCAAAATTGCATCAAAGGGCCGTGTTTTGTGTCCGCTGGGTGCTTGGATGGTGTTTCCATGCATTGGATCACAGACCCAAGTCAAAATTTGTCCTGCTCCCCGCACTGCCCTGATCAAATGAGGTAGCTTGACTCTCATATTTTCAGCTCCCATTCTTACAATTACAGTGATCCTTCCAGCCTTATTACTAGGATTTAATATTTCAACAAGCTTAACTAGTTCTTTTGGATCCATTTTCTGGCTCACCTGCGAAACAAGTTTCAATATATATCATTTGGATGGTAGAAAGATATACCACATGAACAAGGCACCAAAACTGAAAAAGTATACATAAGCACTAGAACTGTACACATACAAAACAACTGTCAGATGGAAACATTAATGTGCTTTCCAACATCTCCTTGCTCAAAGAACAAGTGAAAGTGATTGCAAGAACAAAAACCAGTAACCTTTATATATTGTCAATGACTGAATTTAAGTAGTTGAGTCATTCAAATATGTAGAAAAGCATGGAATAATACCTTAATACCAAGGGGATTAGAAATTCCTCGTAAGAATTCTACATGTGCTCCATCTAGTTGCCTGGTCCGTTCGCCAACCCATACCATATGAGCAGAACAATCATAGTAAAGGCCAGTGGTTGAATCCTCTCTAGTGAGGGCCTGCTCGAAAGGTAAATGCAAACACTCGTGTGATGTCCAAAAGTTAGTTGTTGCCATGATAGGGTGGTCAGGGGTGATTCCTGCTGCAGCCATAAATCCCAAGGCCTCGTCAATCCTGCGAGCTAATTCCTGGTACCTGTGAATTGACAGAACATGAAACTGCCAGCCTTAGATTGACCTGAGATCTTACAATAATCATTCTCAAGTTAATTCGTGAAGTCTTATCCAGAATATCATATAACAATTTGAGGTGTCATTAAATGAAAAGAATTATCCTGAACACAAAACCTGAATATTAACATAGTACGAAGGCAGAAAACCCTAAAGTTTATAAGAACAACTGTGATGTTATAATTTCCCAAAAAAGAAGTGAGCAAGACAAGTGATCTTTGTGTAGATGAAGTGATGAATATACAACTCAACTCAGCAAACCCTCAATTTCAAATCAGTTTGATTCAATTACTTGAATCCTGAGGAATGTAGAGCATTTTCTGGGACTGGTACATATATAGCCACATAATCATGACCTGCGAAATGCACAAGCAAATAGAAACATAATAAACAAAAAGTGTTATGCTCTTCACTCACCTGTCTCCCTGCTCACTGTTTTCCACGAAGTCCAGATTCCATTGGGTGACTCTCTGCATTGCGGCATAACCTCCAGTGGCAAAAGCCCTTAGAAGGTTCAGAGTTGCCACAGATTGAGTATATGCCATCACTAGTCTTTCAGGGTCCGGAGTCCTTGATTTTAAATCAAAAACATCTGCATTTATGTTGTCTCCTTTGTAACTTGGCAATTTGACTCCATTCTTTTCCTCAAATGGGTCTGATCTAGGCTTGGCAAACTGACCCGCCATTCTTCCAACCTAGACATCCACAAAAACAGTTCAGCAATCCTTTAATATTTCAGTTGTACTCCAAAACATAAACTTATCAAGGAGTAAATTGCACTTTGCATCCCAAGAGTTTGGCACATAACAAAACTTGTGAGTGTGGAAAATTGCATCCCTTTGATTCAAAACCCGCTACACTTGCTTTTTCTGGCAGAATTTTTCAACTTAGAAACCTGCTACTTTTAAATGTGGCACCTTGCATATCTTAACTATAAAACTCACTACTTCTGATTCCTTAAATTTGGAAAGATGCCGGtcattttaaaagaaaaatcgcCAAAGTGATGTAATATGTTGCATGTGACGAAGTTCAAACATGCAATACTGCCGTACTTAACTATGCTAATAAATTTAAAAAACAAAGTACCATGGAAATAATTATCTTATAGTAGAAATTTCAGAACCAATAATAACCTGCATAATCTAATTACATTAGATTTAAAAAATGGGACCGGTAAAGCAATATTTTTAGGGGGTAGCTGATATAATGTTCATGAATCAATCTTCAACAAAACCATAGGTTGACAAGGCACAAAGAATTGAAAAAACAATAAGGGTGaacattttctctattttctgaTTAAAATCATTAAATTCAATAATCAACCTAAATTAAAGTTGTGCAAGTATCCTCTATTCAAGTACAAGTATTTGAGTGCCCAAATATTCAACACAAGTATACATTTAACATTATGTAACACAAATATCCATGTTTCATAAACAACACATGAAAAATGAGCATAGTTAGGAATAAATAAACCTTAATAACAGGCACTTGGCCACCAAACATAAGCACAACACTCATCTGAAGCAGAACACGAAAAGTATCTCGAATATAAGTAGCACTAAACTCCTTAAAACTCTCAGCACAATCCCCGCCTTGCAACAAAAAAGCTTTCCCCATAGCAGCCTCACCTAATCTCTCTTCAAGCATCCTAGCTTCCCCAGCAAACACAATTGGCGGGAAACTCTCAAGTTTCTTGAGAACTTTATGAAGCTCGTACTGATCAGGGTATTCCGGTAATTGTAAAGCTTTCTTGGTTTTCCAGGACTCGAGACTCCATTTTAATGGGGTTTTGGTGGATTGAATGGCTGAGATTGAACGGTGGTGTGGGATTCTTGATGAATTTAAGGTTGTTGATTTGAAAGAGGGTGAGAGAGATGGACATGGGGTTATTATGTTTGTTGTAATGGACATTTTGAGTCGTGTTTCAGAGGATGTTTGGTTTTGGAAGTGTGGTGAATTATGGTATAGAGAGACAAGAGATATGTATGTATGTCTGTATGTTGTTTACGTATGACAATGTTCAGTGGCGGCTCGGGTTGCACATATCTGCTGGATATCTGGTATCTGAgatttttcctttctttttcaattttttttttaattcccgaaataaatttgttattttttttgacaaaataGATAGGATCTTTTAATTCAAAATGCTTTTTCTTAAGAAAGATATTCAGAATAATTAAAGAAAGATAATATGTATTCAAGTGAATACGATCCTATTGtcattatatatttttaataacttttttttttaattttctcaCAAATTCAAAACTGTATTAATTATCCTCAAAATTCGTATCATGCTACGTAACTTTTATTGTTATAGCGTGATTAATCATTACCAAAACTGCCGGGAACTCATATAACATCTATACAAGTATATTTTTCTGTATTTCACGTAAGAAAGTTCGCTAATACCTCCTCATTCTACCTATATCTTCATAATGCCtctaattattttaaaaataatatataagaatatTTACAAAACAagcaaaatataattatattttttaatttttgctTTTAAAAGTAAAGAAGCACGTTGTTTATTAAATTATCTTCACTCGGTAATTAGAGTAAGTACAATAGTATTTTACTAAGTTTCttcaaatattattaaaatatttagtaACTTTTAGtagtttaaaatattatattGCATGTGAACTTCAACAATATTACTTAAATTTGCTCATTAtagatataataataataattttaaatttcactAATAAAAAATTATAGAAAAGCGACGTAGATTTgaagaaaaataaatatttaattaataaaagtaAAATAAGAAAGGACCGGTGTTTTTCTTGAAACACAGAGATGTGATAAGTGTATTAAGTTAAAAGCAAGTCCAATAGCTCCAATAATGTCTTAGGGTCATTTGTTTTTGGCTTAATCCTTCTTCTCCAATAATGTCTTAGGGTCATTTGTTTTTGGCTTAATCCTTCTTAACCACTTATTGGATTCATTAAGCACAACTAGTTTATAGTCCGTGCTTTGCATACGGGTATTTTAAAAActgtttaataaaataaataaataaatttataattaaaattgaataatataattCTGAAAGATTAAGTTATCTATATAATATAAGTGTATTACATCTATATATTATGATAAATTTAGTTAAGAACTACTTTCGTTACATAAGTTATTTTTAtattatactccctccgtccctttcaattgtttacattttttagagagtgtccgacacgtattttaaggtgcatattACGTATAGTTCTGTAATTGTTTTTTACAATTtcatttttctgaataaaaattaatatatttaacttttattcagaaaaagaaaattataaaaataagttacataactatactttttatgcaccgTGTCGGACACTTCcccagaaatgtaaacaattggaagagACGGAGGGAATATATTTTATAAGATTATTTCTATAAATAGATCTGTCAGAATTTAAAGTTTACttcaaatttgtattaaaaacttACCTTAAGTaacataatttatatttataacTGTATTGCAAAGTTTCTATAATTAAAATGGGTCATAACAAAATATATGGATCTTTTATAAACCTAATATGAATACCAAACCTAAAAATGGATAGTCCGATGGgtcaaattaaagttaaaaattataTCCAAGCCAAAATATGGATACCAAACCTTAGGTATGGATTATCCAgcaatttataatatatagataAGATCATGTGGACATTGATTTATTTTGTCTTATTAATTAATATACTTCTTAACGATTCAAACTAGAATACATGGACGACGGCCTTCTGTATCCTTGATACTTACACATTTCATATCATATGCACACCTTTTCTTTTAATTATATatcatataaaaaataaaatttattatatatataatttgtatCAAATTTTGTTTGCAGCTCTTTTAAGAAAAGGATATCtctaaattatataattattatgttctttattttatatttatattattactattattattatctttacaATAATAATAATTATCATTAATATCGTTGTTATATTGTTATTAGTTGTACTCAAGTGTTTAAAAATTCATTCCTCAAATTCTCCCATTTAGATTATTTAAGAAAATTATTTACCAAACAATCTTAATCTTAATATATTCAGAATCTTATTTATTCAGAAATTTTAATCATTCAGAAACAATAATTCAGAGTTTAACAAATGAGCCGTTAGTGGtttattatatcactaaaacACTTCTTACATACCTTATCTTTAAGATATCACAAGTCATCCCttatattatttttatcaataaaaaattgattttctcttttctttttagTTATTTTCTCTCTCTTCCTTTTATATCTcattcaaatttattattattattaataaggAATGAAGATAAAAAATATTGTTGGAATTGAAATTCAAAATTATGTCTTCAATTACtaaaacttaatattttataatatttatgaaaaatttattaagaAATTGTTGTACTTTCTCTAACACTCTTAACTTTTGAGGAACCATTATTTTTTGTCAAaattcttaattttatttagcGTCAAAATTCTTAATTATTTTAAGGTAGGACATTGTTATGGaataaaaactaatatatatgattgttgtatttagtactaaggaacgtgagcttcaaggctcgatttggctgctctcgtgtttcgtagcttaactctgcctttacgagatgcctacgtatctctgtgaattagagaatcaaaccaaaaaacgtagttctgatctgtggggtgaggccccttatatagatgttggg is a genomic window containing:
- the LOC141712197 gene encoding phospho-2-dehydro-3-deoxyheptonate aldolase 2, chloroplastic-like, translated to MSITTNIITPCPSLSPSFKSTTLNSSRIPHHRSISAIQSTKTPLKWSLESWKTKKALQLPEYPDQYELHKVLKKLESFPPIVFAGEARMLEERLGEAAMGKAFLLQGGDCAESFKEFSATYIRDTFRVLLQMSVVLMFGGQVPVIKVGRMAGQFAKPRSDPFEEKNGVKLPSYKGDNINADVFDLKSRTPDPERLVMAYTQSVATLNLLRAFATGGYAAMQRVTQWNLDFVENSEQGDRYQELARRIDEALGFMAAAGITPDHPIMATTNFWTSHECLHLPFEQALTREDSTTGLYYDCSAHMVWVGERTRQLDGAHVEFLRGISNPLGIKVSQKMDPKELVKLVEILNPSNKAGRITVIVRMGAENMRVKLPHLIRAVRGAGQILTWVCDPMHGNTIQAPSGHKTRPFDAILSEVRAFFDVHEQEGSYAGGIHLEMTGQNVTECIGGSRTVTYDDLSARYHTHCDPRLNASQSLELAFIVAERLRRRRIKSPNSLFPSI